In Maridesulfovibrio sp., the genomic stretch GTTCATCCGGGATATATTCAACTATTATAGTTGCGAAATCAGGTTGCCCTGTTACAGGGCAAAGCGAGGTGTATTCCGGAAACTCAATACTGATGATGTAAGGTCTGCCGGGAAAGTTATTGGGAAAAGTCTCAAGAATTTCCGGACTGGGACTATCATAGTTGTACTTGGTCGCCCCGGCCTGCCCCAGTGAGACAAGGGATTCGGTCTTGTCCTGACTTTTGGTTGTTTTCATTTTTAATCTTCTCCATAGATAAACAGTCTAATCTGAAAAGTTCCTTAAACGTCAACAGCACTTAACAGCTTGCCCGGCAAAAGCAAGCCGGACTTTGAGCCATTTCGGTTTTGACTTTTACCCCGATTACTGGCAACCCTGCCATTGAATTTTTGCCCCGGAGCGGAACTGCCGAGGCGCGGGACTTTCTCCCTTTTGCCCGTTCCGGGTGGATTCCGCTTCAGAGAATAAACATCCAACACAAGGGAATCCAATGCTCTCTTCAACTTTTGAACGCAAAGCGTTCACTCTTCTCACGAGCCTTTTCATAGGCTCTCTGGTCATGGCCGCAGTTGTATCGTCCAAGATTATCAACATCTTCGGCTTTTACGCTCCCGCAGGGGTCCTAGCCTACTCCATCACCTTTATTGTCTCCGATATCATCAGTGAAATCTGGGGCAAAGAAAGGGCCAATGAAGTCGTTCACTGCGGATTCATCGCCCTGCTCACCGCTATCGCCCTTTCATGGGCAGCACTTTACTGGACCCCGGCCCCGTTCTGGAACGGTCAGGAAGGCTTTGCCAGCGTGCTGGCAAGCACTCCGCGCATTGTCCTTGCTTCCTTGCTGGCCTATATTGTCAGCCAGACCAACGATGTGCGGCTCTTCCACCTGTTGCGCAAAATGACCGGAGGCAGACACCTCTGGCTGCGCAATAACCTTTCAACAATCGTGTCACAGCTGATTGATTCCACAATCTTCGTAACAGTAGCATTTTACGGAGTTATGCCAGTCACCGATATCATTATCGGTCAGTGGGTGGCCAAGGTTGCAATTGCCTTCCTTGATACCCCTCTGGTCTATGCCGGAGTATCCATGCTCAGGCAACGCACGCTACTGGGCGCACCTTCACAATCCATATAAGTTACATTTAGCTGCGATTCTGATATACTGTCTTCGTATTTCCTTTGCAAACACACTGAAAATACGGAGACAGTTATGATAATTAAATCCACACTGAAGCTTGCAGTAATCCTTACTATACTTTTCTGCGCCCTGCCGGTAACTGCCGGGAAATACTATACACTTGATGAGTACATACAAATCCATCCCGAAGAGATAATCCGGGCCGAGAATTTCAGAAAAATTGTCAGTAATAACACTGTTACAAAGCACAACAACCTCACTTCACCCAAAATAGCCTACATTTATCCCGGTGCTCAGGTTTCCGATTACTGGCGTAGAAGCATTGCGGCATTACAAAACAGGTTCCTTCAGTACGAAATCAAACCTGAAATATTACAATTTCCCATACCTCCTTCAGCAAAAGCAACCGGACTTGCCGCAATTTTCCACAAAGCCATGAGGGCAGAACCTGATTATCTTATTTTCGCTTTTGACATCAAACGTCACCAGCGCATAATCGAACCTGCCCTGATAAGCGGAAAACCGAAAATAATCCTCCAGAATATAACGACTCCACTGAAAGAATGGGAAAGCAGACAACCATTTATGTACGTTGGTTTCGATCATGCCACAGGCTCCAAAGACCTTGGCCGCTACTTCGCCGCCAAGGTAAACGGACAAGGTGGCTATGCTGTGCTTCTGCCCAACCCGGGGTACCTGAACGATGTCCGCGGCAAAACATTTATTTCATACATGGACCACAACACTTCAATGAACCTTGTTTCTCTCTTTCAGACTGGAATAGATAAAGATAAAGCCCGAGAAGCAACACGGCGCATCATTGCCAAATACCCGGATATTGACTTTATTTACGCCTGCTCCACCGACATTGCCCTCGGGGCCAGCGAAGCCCTGCAATCAGCCGGACTGCAAGGAAAAATTTTGCTTAACGGCTGGGGCGGAGGTGCGCCGGAGATTAAAGCACTAAAGAAAAATGCTCTGGACGTAACGATTATGCGCATAAATGACGATAACGGGGTTGCAATGGCTGACGCTATAATTCTTGATATGCTTGGGAAAAAATCGCAAATCCCGCTTGTCTTTTCCGGCAGGTTTGAAATAGTGGTAAAAGGAATCCCGGATGCAAAATTGCTGCAACTGCAACAGGAAAGCTTCCGCTATTCCGGAAACCCAAAGGATAACTGATGAAACGTTTTTTCAAGGAACCACCGGGGCTGACAACACAATTACTAACCCCCATGCTGGCGTTGGTGGTGGTCATGGGAATGTTCATATTCGCATGGTCTTTCTATCTGTCTAAAACAACCCTTGAAAATGAACTTGCTATCGATAACGAAAAAACGGAAAGCATAGTATCACTAGCCCTTAACGACTCTCTCGAAGACATAAAAGAGGATCTTATCGAGGTAACCCTTGATACTGATTTTAAAGAAGCAATACTTAGGGAAGAAGAAGCAGCACTTGACCAGATAATGTATGAATTCATGAACTCCAAACAGGGTAACCTGCTGGATGTTATGACCATATACCATAATGGCCAAACAATGGTAGAAGCCGGAATCATAGAGATGCCTATCGTGCAGCTGCGCAATAAATTCAAGAATTCCACAAGCACTTCCCCGGTCTGGGTTTACCTTTCATTCCGCGCCTTGAATAACATCAGAACCATGCTTGTCTGTGCGGTACCGATATTCAATGAGCAAACAGGAGAAATCTTCGGAATTCTCTACGGTGGCATCGACCTTAACTCCAACGTTTCATTCATCGACCGTTTAAAAAACGCTTCCTCGGCTATCAATGGAGCTTTGGTCAGCAGACACCGGCTCATCAGCAGTACTTCCAATCCCGCCAAACCTGCAATGAAAAACCTCATTGACTGGGCTCTCAATATCAAATCTGGAGAATTCAAGATTGATCAAGAGCTTATATATTCAACTATTCAAATTCTCCCACAACATAGTGACAGCCCCCTGCTGTTCAGCTTTTCAAGACTGAACCCGGCATTTATCTCCCTGAAAAAAAACTATATGCATAATCTTGGATTTTTGCTTTCTGTCACTGCCTTATTGGCAATCATAACTGTATGGGGCTTACAGAAAAAAATTCTTAATGCTTTAAAAATGCTAACCGATTACGCACAAAATGTTGCGAGCGGGGACCGCAATACAAATTTCATTCCCGGGCAGGTCAGGGAGTTCAACCAGCTCGGCATGATGCTCGAAAAATTAATTTCAAAACTGGCTGAAAACAGCGCTTACATATCTAAGCTTTTCTCCTCTGCAAAAGCTCCCATCCTAAACTGCGATACAACAGGGACCATACTTGATATGAATCCTGCAGCTGCGGCTATTGCCGGAGTCGATGACAGTCATGTCTGGAGCAGAACACTGACATCACTTTTCCATAAAGATTACCACGAAACTATTACCAAAGCCCTGCAACAGGCAGTTCATGGTGATACTACCCCTGTTCTGGAACTGCCGACCCCATCTGTAGATGGTAAAATTCAATATTTTATCTGGACATTCTCCCCCGTGCGCATGTCCCCGGACAGCAGCCCGGATTTTATCCTCCTTCAGGGTCTGGATGTGACGGAAAGCAGAGAGGCTGTAAGAAAAGCACATGAAAGTGAAGAAAGGCTGCGCCAGATCATAGACCTGCTCCCGCAAGAAATATTTGCCAATGACCTTGAAGGAAAATTCCTGCTGGTCAACAGAATTAAAGCAAAAAAAATGGGTTTTCCCGCAGAGCATATCACAGGTAAATACCTCCCTGAAATAATTAAAGACCCAGTTGAGGTTACACGGATTATGGAAGACGACCGCAGGGTCATAGAGCGTAACGAGGAACTGCTGACTGAAGAAAGTTTCCGTGACGAGAACCGTGACACCCATTGGGTTGAAACCACCCGTGTTCCGTACATTTCTGCCGACAACAATAATCCGGCCATCCTGACCATTTCCACAGACATTTCCCACATAAAAAAAGTCGAACAGGAAATGAAATCCCTGAACAAGGAATTGGTGGAAAGGGTTACAATGAGGACAACTGAACTTGAACACGCGAACTCAGCACTGCTCAAGTCCATGGATGAATTGCGGCAGACTCAGGACAAACTTGTGGAAACAGAAAAGATGGCTTCTCTCGGGGAACTGGTGGCCGGTGTTGCCCATGAGATCAATACTCCGCTGGGTATCAGCGTGACCAGCGCATCATATCTGAAAGAGATGACTGAAAACCTGCAGAAAAACTTTGATGCAGGGACCATGAAGAGATCGGACCTTGAGAAATTCCTGAACACCAGCGGTGAAGCTTTCGAAAATATAATGAAAAACCTTGAGCGTTCAGCCTCTCTGGTCAGTAACTTCAAACAGCTTGCGGTGGATCAGGAGTCCGGCGATGTCCGCCAGGTAAATCTCCATGAATACATAAACGGGATATTGCTTTCTCTTAAGCCTAAATTCAAAGAATACAAACACAAACTGACCGTTAACTGTCCAAGAGGACTGGAGATTAATATCTCAGCGGGTTCTCTGATGCAGGTCATCACCAACATAGTGAGTAACTCACTGATCCATGCTTTCCCGGACATTGAAGAAGGCCGGATCACTATCAGCGCCCAGACCGAATATAATGGAGTAACCCTGACTTTTTCAGACAACGGTATCGGCATGGGTCCAGAACAGGTCTCAAAGGTTTTCGAACCTTTTTATACCACAGCCAGAAGTTCCGGGAATACAGGGCTGGGCATGCATCTGGTCTATAATCTGGTAACCCGGGCGCTGGGTGGCAGTATTGAGTGCAACAGCACCCCCGGTGAAGGAACTTCCTACAAAATCTGGTTACCGGAAGGCAAAAAGGGTTAAGTAAGATCTGTCCAGAGAACCATGTTTCTTCCCCTGCGTTTGGCCTCGTAGAGCATTGAATCTGCACCTACAGTGAGGTCCTGCGCCTTTGAAAAGGTCGAAGGAACGACAGTGACACCGCCGAGACTCACAGTCAGCACGTTACTTACAGATGAGAAACCATGCTCTATTTCCAAATCGGCAATCATAACCCTAATCCTTTCAGCAAGGTATCTGCCCCCATCAGAATCTGTTTCAGGCAGCAGAAGAACAAACTCCTCTCCTCCGTACCGCGCTGCTACATCAGCAGGGCGCCTCACTTCTGATTTAAGAACTCCGGCAACTTTCCGCAGCACATCATCCCCGGCAGTATGCCCATAGTTATCATTGTACTGCTTGAAACAGTCTACATCAAGCATGGCCAGAGACATGTTTTCCCCGGAACGACAGCAACGGAGCCATTCCCTTTCAAGAGCAAGCTCAAAATTTCTGCGATTCGGCATTTCGGTAAGTCCGTCGAGATTGGCCAAGCCTTCCAGCAGACAACGCTGGCGGGAAAGAGTCAGGTGATTTTTAACCCTCGCTTTGACAATAGGCGGATGAAACGGTTTACGTATGTAATCCACTGCCCCCATCTCCAACCCCCGGGCTTCATCGTGTTCGGAATCAAGGGCAGTAATAAAAATTACCGGAATAGACTTGGTTTCATCATTGGATTTGATTTTCCGCAGCACTTCATAACCATCCATTTCCGGCATTAACACATCCAGTAAAACAAGATCTGGCGGACTTTCAGAATTGATTCGGTCCAAAGCCTGATTTCCGTTCTTAGCGAGGACCACCTTATAGTCCTGCCGCAGCAGGTCCGAAAGGACATTGAGATTTAAACGTTCATCATCGACAATCAGTATCTTTGATCTTTCTTCCATTTTCCTACCCGTTTTCCAGCGTAATACCTAATTGCTCCGCAATCCTCTCCAGCACGGAACGCCCATCTTCAAAATCGAAATTATCAATGTGCCTAATCAATTCATCCAACTGTTTTTCATATTCTTTTATATTAAAATGAACTCGCAGCTCATCCAGAACATCACCTGACTCAGCATCACCTTCACCAAGCATCATATACAATTTGCCGATAAGATTAAAACTTTTTTCTTTATTAAACACATGTTCAATGGCGGGCTGGGCCTTGACGGATGTCATTCCGTTCAACCCCTTAATAATCTTATTCAATTCTGCGGCAAGGTCTTCCAATTCACCTGCACAGTCAGTAGCGTCTTCATCACGCAGCCCCCCTTCCAGAAAGCGGCAAAGTTCGTATAGTCTCGTAGCTCCTATATTTCCGGCGATGCCTTTAAGTGAATGCACCTTCATCAAAGCCTGTTCCGGACCTGAAACATCCAAAACCTTTTTAAGCTCAGCCGGGAAATCCGTAAATCCATCTCTGAATCCCAGCAGGACTTTCATATAACCTTCCCTGTTTCCTCCCGTATTAAGCAACCCGCGGGAAGTATCGATGCCGGGCAGATCAACAGGCAGAAAATCATTATCTTGCACAACTTCCTGCACAGGGGGGTAAAAGGCAGGTTCTGTGACCAGATACTTAGCCAGCGCCCTTTTTAATTCCTGTGTATTAATCGGCTTGGTCAAATGGCCATTCATCCCGGCTTCGAGACTCTTCCTCCTGTCATCAGGCATAGCATGGGCGGTCATGGCAATGATAGGAAGATTTCTGTAACGCATGTCTGAGCGGATTATCTTTGTTGCTGTCAATCCATCCATTTCCGGCATCTGAATATCCATCAGAACAAGATTATAAACATCGTTGGCCAAGGCATCCAAAGCCTTGCGCCCATTGCCTGCGACCGCAACTTCCATTCCCATATCTTCAAGTATCCGGCGTGCAACCTGCTGGTTCAATTCATTGTCTTCCACTAGCAGAATTCTGGGGGGGCTGCTGCTGAAGGCGAAATTATTATCAACCTTTTCGAAATCCCCACTAGCAACCGTAGTCACCTGTTCATTAAATTCATTGCATAGGGCCTTATATAAAGAAATCCTGGTCAATGGACGGGAGACAAAGCCATCCACTCCCACAAGAACAGCTTCACTGCGAAAGGCGTCATCCACAGCCACCGGAACCATCAGAATTACCGGGATATTCGCTGTCTCGGCAGTTTCTTTTATACGCTCCACAACATCCAGAACAGGCAGATCGTGCAGTTTAGCAGAGAGAAGAACAAAGTCGACACCGTTCATTCCGCCAGGAGAAGCTATTCTGCGAATTACGCTGGCAGCGGAGCTGTCCACGGATACGGAGAATCCTGCCTGCTCCAGTGTAGACCGGACAAACTCCCGGGCAACCCTGTTGCTCTCCACCACAAGGATACCAGCACAATCCTTGAACCTATGAAGGCGGGGTGGGTTATCATTTTCAGCAGCATTCAGGGGAACGGTGAAATGGAAAGAGCTTCCGACTCCGGGCTGACTTTCAACTTTGACTGCCCCTCCCATCAATTCAACAAGGGAGCGGGCGATGGCCAGTCCGAGACCGGTCCCTCCATATTTACGGGTAGTGGAAGCATCTGCCTGCGTGAAAGAATTAAATAATTGCGAAATTTCAGCAGAACTTAAACCTATTCCGCTATCCCTGACCGTAAATTTGATCAGGGAATCTTCTTTGCATGCGTTCTCGCAGGAGACAATCAGGCTTACTCCACCTGCTTCAGTAAATTTTACCGCGTTATTAACAAGGTTTGTCAGCACCTGCTCAAGGCGCAAAGGATCGCCGTGGAATGAAAAAGGGACATCATGGTCAACGGAAAGGACAAAATCTATTCCTTTAAACTCTGCCTTGACGGTAACCATATTGCAGATTTTCTCCAGCACATTATCGAGCTTGAATTTAACATTCTCAAGTACGAATTTACCTGCCTCAATCTTTGAGAAATCAAGAATATCCCCGATAATGGAAAGCAGAGAATCTGCAGAAGACATGATCTTATCAAGGTTTTCCCGCTGGGCCGGCTCAAGGCCAGCATTCTGCATCAGATGGCCGAATCCAAGGATACTATTCATGGGAGTACGGATTTCATGGCTCATATTTGCCAGAAATTCAGACTTCGCGCGGGTCGCAGCTTCCGCAGCCAACTTTGCGCGGTTCAACTCCAGCTCAACCTGCTTACGCTCAGTGACATTACGCATGCACTCCACAGCCCCGACAATTTCGCCGGCCCGGTTGCGCAACGGTCCCGCGACACCCCATAAATATGCCCCATCACCGTCAAAAGCCTTTGGAGTATAAACTTCGCTATAAAGCATATCTCCACGACGTTCCAGAGACTCGTATCTGTCGGCAAGGGGGGCCAGATCCTCCTTTAAGGCGAAGTCAATCAGAATAGGCCTGCGCTCTCCATAAAAAGGTATCGAATATTCATAGTTGCCCTTTCCGAGCATATATTCTTTACTGACTCCCGTAACTTCCTCAACAGCTTTGTTCCAGGCTTGAATGATCCCTTTGCTGTCAATAACGATGGTGGGGTCAGGTAAAAAATCGACGATATCATTCAACCGCTGGTTGGTATCCTCCAGCTCCTTCTTCGTACGCCTGTTTTCGGTAACATCACTTAGCGTGGCCTGCACCAAAGGGGTTCCGGCTATCTCCAGCTTACGGGCACGTACGCTGGCAAAAAAATCTTCACCGTCCTTACGTCTGCAAACAATATCAAAATCAATTTCGCTATCTTTCAAGGCAGTCTGACCCCAGTCAGGCGAGAGTATACCTGCCGAAAATCCGGCAGGCTGTTCCGGAGAGATTATATCATTTAGGTTTGTAGCCAAAAGATCCTCTTCGGAAGAGAAACGAAACATGGAGACAGCTTCCGGGTTGGCGCTTATGAAACGAAGTTCCAGATCCATCAGCAGAATCGCATCACTGGCATTATCAAAAACAGCCCGGTACTTAATCTCTCTCTCCTTGAGCGCGAGAGTCTGCTCACGGCCCTTCTCCACAAGCGACAGGCGCTCCAGCGCCAACCCGACATAAGAAGAAAGGAACAACAGGACTTCAAAATCCTTCTTATCAAGAACAAGCTTAGGGTCATAGGACTGGACAACAATCACCCCGACTACTCCCCCCCACAACTTGAGAGGAACTCCCAGCCAGATTTCACAAGCTGACCCGATCAATTCATATTTACCCTTGTCACGCAGCTCCAAGCGGGTAAGCCTATCTCCAAACAGAGGTTCCCCGGTACGAATTACGTAATCGGTTAGCCCTACCCCCATTTTTCTCGGAGCAGGAGCGGACTCTCTCTCGTCTGAGAAATACGGGAAACTTATCATATCAGTATCCCGGTCATAGGCGGCAATATAGAAGTTGCGTGCATTCATCAGTTTATTCACCTGCCCCTGCACAATAGAGTAGAATTCATCAATACCTGAAACGCGGGACACAGAAAGGGCAATTTCATAAAGGATGTTGTGAACCTTTTCCATCCTGCGGCGCATTGCAACTTCTTTATTCAGAGATTCATTGAGCCAGAACAACTTTCGGTTCCAGAAAATAATTGCTGCCATTGCTATAGTAAGAAAAGCAAAAACAAAAAGTATTTCTTTGAAATCAGTAGCCTGATCATAGCGGACATCAAACCATTTGTGGCGTATTTCGCGATGAGCTTCATCATCGATTGCCGCCAGAGCTTTATTGATTATGGACAGTGCCAGCGGATATTCAGGAGTAACGCCTATGCGGTGCTCAAATTTATATTTAGTCGTACCGGCAATCTTAAGATTTTTCAGGCCCAACCTGTTCATATTGTCAACCACAACAGCCAGATGCCCCACAAAAGCATCTACCTTACCCTTTGTAAGTAGCAGCAAACCTTCTTCCACATCCACACTGCCTACTAAATCAATATCCGGATAATTTTTCTGTATGTAATGGTAACTTGTGTAATCCTGACCGGCCGCAACCCTCATATTATCTAACTGCGAAAGATCATTTACAGACTCCCGTGAATCGACAGTAACCATCACCAGCGGAAATGATACATAAGTATTTGAAAACAATATCTTCCGTCCGACCATCTCCTCGTTGCTGAGCGCAGGAATGACATCCAGCTCATGCCGGTTATATTTCTCCAGAACATCTGCCCATGAGCGGCTGTTGAAAAACTGAAATTCAAGACCGGTGAGAGAGCTGATCATATCAATATAATCCGCGATAATACCACTAAATCTACCGTCCTCATCGATAATGGACAGCGGTTCCCAATCAACCTCACTGATCCTCAGCGTCACTCTCTGACGAATAAAATCCTTTTCCGCGTCAGTAAGCCCCAGCGAAACCATCCCGCCATTTTGTGCAAGCGCAAAGCGCTCCTCTGATTCATTAGCACTTGAAGCAGGGGAAGCCAGAACTATCAAAAAGACTAAAGTAAAAAGCAGGAATGGCATATGCCTAAACAAAGATACAGACACCCGTGGTGTATCGAAAAATGAAATCACTGGTTCCCCATGAGATACTGGTTGCAACGTTGTCTCGAGATTATCAGCTGCATTCTCAATGGACAAGTGACACCTGCATGCGGCGAGACTAGTGGTAACTATACACACCACAGACACGGTTAAAACTAAGGTTATTCATACTAGATTCAAGACAGCTGCACCTAGTGGTCTAAAAAGTTACCATTTTGGTTTATTTTAATTACAAACAAAGTTATCCTGCTTCAAGACCGACATAGGAGAATGATATGTCTGAAAACCAAAAATACAAACTTCTGTTTAAAGACCGGATCGGAATTGTTTTTGACATCACTAAACTGATGCTGGAACACAAGCTGAACATCATCAGCATGGAAGTAGAGCAAAGGGACGGT encodes the following:
- a CDS encoding response regulator — protein: MISFFDTPRVSVSLFRHMPFLLFTLVFLIVLASPASSANESEERFALAQNGGMVSLGLTDAEKDFIRQRVTLRISEVDWEPLSIIDEDGRFSGIIADYIDMISSLTGLEFQFFNSRSWADVLEKYNRHELDVIPALSNEEMVGRKILFSNTYVSFPLVMVTVDSRESVNDLSQLDNMRVAAGQDYTSYHYIQKNYPDIDLVGSVDVEEGLLLLTKGKVDAFVGHLAVVVDNMNRLGLKNLKIAGTTKYKFEHRIGVTPEYPLALSIINKALAAIDDEAHREIRHKWFDVRYDQATDFKEILFVFAFLTIAMAAIIFWNRKLFWLNESLNKEVAMRRRMEKVHNILYEIALSVSRVSGIDEFYSIVQGQVNKLMNARNFYIAAYDRDTDMISFPYFSDERESAPAPRKMGVGLTDYVIRTGEPLFGDRLTRLELRDKGKYELIGSACEIWLGVPLKLWGGVVGVIVVQSYDPKLVLDKKDFEVLLFLSSYVGLALERLSLVEKGREQTLALKEREIKYRAVFDNASDAILLMDLELRFISANPEAVSMFRFSSEEDLLATNLNDIISPEQPAGFSAGILSPDWGQTALKDSEIDFDIVCRRKDGEDFFASVRARKLEIAGTPLVQATLSDVTENRRTKKELEDTNQRLNDIVDFLPDPTIVIDSKGIIQAWNKAVEEVTGVSKEYMLGKGNYEYSIPFYGERRPILIDFALKEDLAPLADRYESLERRGDMLYSEVYTPKAFDGDGAYLWGVAGPLRNRAGEIVGAVECMRNVTERKQVELELNRAKLAAEAATRAKSEFLANMSHEIRTPMNSILGFGHLMQNAGLEPAQRENLDKIMSSADSLLSIIGDILDFSKIEAGKFVLENVKFKLDNVLEKICNMVTVKAEFKGIDFVLSVDHDVPFSFHGDPLRLEQVLTNLVNNAVKFTEAGGVSLIVSCENACKEDSLIKFTVRDSGIGLSSAEISQLFNSFTQADASTTRKYGGTGLGLAIARSLVELMGGAVKVESQPGVGSSFHFTVPLNAAENDNPPRLHRFKDCAGILVVESNRVAREFVRSTLEQAGFSVSVDSSAASVIRRIASPGGMNGVDFVLLSAKLHDLPVLDVVERIKETAETANIPVILMVPVAVDDAFRSEAVLVGVDGFVSRPLTRISLYKALCNEFNEQVTTVASGDFEKVDNNFAFSSSPPRILLVEDNELNQQVARRILEDMGMEVAVAGNGRKALDALANDVYNLVLMDIQMPEMDGLTATKIIRSDMRYRNLPIIAMTAHAMPDDRRKSLEAGMNGHLTKPINTQELKRALAKYLVTEPAFYPPVQEVVQDNDFLPVDLPGIDTSRGLLNTGGNREGYMKVLLGFRDGFTDFPAELKKVLDVSGPEQALMKVHSLKGIAGNIGATRLYELCRFLEGGLRDEDATDCAGELEDLAAELNKIIKGLNGMTSVKAQPAIEHVFNKEKSFNLIGKLYMMLGEGDAESGDVLDELRVHFNIKEYEKQLDELIRHIDNFDFEDGRSVLERIAEQLGITLENG
- a CDS encoding PAS domain S-box protein codes for the protein MKRFFKEPPGLTTQLLTPMLALVVVMGMFIFAWSFYLSKTTLENELAIDNEKTESIVSLALNDSLEDIKEDLIEVTLDTDFKEAILREEEAALDQIMYEFMNSKQGNLLDVMTIYHNGQTMVEAGIIEMPIVQLRNKFKNSTSTSPVWVYLSFRALNNIRTMLVCAVPIFNEQTGEIFGILYGGIDLNSNVSFIDRLKNASSAINGALVSRHRLISSTSNPAKPAMKNLIDWALNIKSGEFKIDQELIYSTIQILPQHSDSPLLFSFSRLNPAFISLKKNYMHNLGFLLSVTALLAIITVWGLQKKILNALKMLTDYAQNVASGDRNTNFIPGQVREFNQLGMMLEKLISKLAENSAYISKLFSSAKAPILNCDTTGTILDMNPAAAAIAGVDDSHVWSRTLTSLFHKDYHETITKALQQAVHGDTTPVLELPTPSVDGKIQYFIWTFSPVRMSPDSSPDFILLQGLDVTESREAVRKAHESEERLRQIIDLLPQEIFANDLEGKFLLVNRIKAKKMGFPAEHITGKYLPEIIKDPVEVTRIMEDDRRVIERNEELLTEESFRDENRDTHWVETTRVPYISADNNNPAILTISTDISHIKKVEQEMKSLNKELVERVTMRTTELEHANSALLKSMDELRQTQDKLVETEKMASLGELVAGVAHEINTPLGISVTSASYLKEMTENLQKNFDAGTMKRSDLEKFLNTSGEAFENIMKNLERSASLVSNFKQLAVDQESGDVRQVNLHEYINGILLSLKPKFKEYKHKLTVNCPRGLEINISAGSLMQVITNIVSNSLIHAFPDIEEGRITISAQTEYNGVTLTFSDNGIGMGPEQVSKVFEPFYTTARSSGNTGLGMHLVYNLVTRALGGSIECNSTPGEGTSYKIWLPEGKKG
- a CDS encoding substrate-binding domain-containing protein, whose amino-acid sequence is MIIKSTLKLAVILTILFCALPVTAGKYYTLDEYIQIHPEEIIRAENFRKIVSNNTVTKHNNLTSPKIAYIYPGAQVSDYWRRSIAALQNRFLQYEIKPEILQFPIPPSAKATGLAAIFHKAMRAEPDYLIFAFDIKRHQRIIEPALISGKPKIILQNITTPLKEWESRQPFMYVGFDHATGSKDLGRYFAAKVNGQGGYAVLLPNPGYLNDVRGKTFISYMDHNTSMNLVSLFQTGIDKDKAREATRRIIAKYPDIDFIYACSTDIALGASEALQSAGLQGKILLNGWGGGAPEIKALKKNALDVTIMRINDDNGVAMADAIILDMLGKKSQIPLVFSGRFEIVVKGIPDAKLLQLQQESFRYSGNPKDN
- a CDS encoding diguanylate cyclase — protein: MEERSKILIVDDERLNLNVLSDLLRQDYKVVLAKNGNQALDRINSESPPDLVLLDVLMPEMDGYEVLRKIKSNDETKSIPVIFITALDSEHDEARGLEMGAVDYIRKPFHPPIVKARVKNHLTLSRQRCLLEGLANLDGLTEMPNRRNFELALEREWLRCCRSGENMSLAMLDVDCFKQYNDNYGHTAGDDVLRKVAGVLKSEVRRPADVAARYGGEEFVLLLPETDSDGGRYLAERIRVMIADLEIEHGFSSVSNVLTVSLGGVTVVPSTFSKAQDLTVGADSMLYEAKRRGRNMVLWTDLT
- a CDS encoding queuosine precursor transporter, which codes for MLSSTFERKAFTLLTSLFIGSLVMAAVVSSKIINIFGFYAPAGVLAYSITFIVSDIISEIWGKERANEVVHCGFIALLTAIALSWAALYWTPAPFWNGQEGFASVLASTPRIVLASLLAYIVSQTNDVRLFHLLRKMTGGRHLWLRNNLSTIVSQLIDSTIFVTVAFYGVMPVTDIIIGQWVAKVAIAFLDTPLVYAGVSMLRQRTLLGAPSQSI